A genomic window from Cricetulus griseus strain 17A/GY chromosome 4, alternate assembly CriGri-PICRH-1.0, whole genome shotgun sequence includes:
- the LOC100764188 gene encoding olfactory receptor 7G2-like, with protein sequence MEAKNQTGVSEFFLMGITDDLTLQLPIFSLFTSIYLITILGNVLIILTVSIDSHLQKPMYILLSNLSFNDICLSTTIIPKMLVNIQTQDQSITYTGCLTQICFTLLFCTLESCLLSAMSYDRYIAICHPLNYTTIMNPQTCGLLILLSLIISLVNTGLLGLMVLRLSFCTDLDIPLFFCELAQVIKLACSDTLINYVLIYLATIILNGIPVSGIIFSYTQIVSSVLRISSMKGRYKAFSTCGTHLAVVSLFYGTALGVYISSSFNNSVTNTALAYVMCTLVPQMLNPFIYSLRNKDMKVALRKHISKAMCHL encoded by the coding sequence ATGGAAGCTAAAAACCAAACAGGTGTTTCAGAATTCTTTCTTATGGGAATAACAGATGATCTCACACTTCAGCTGCCCATCTTCAGCCTGTTCACCTCAATATACCTGATCACCATCTTAGGAAATGTGCTCATCATTCTTACTGTCAGCATTGATTCCCATCTCCAAAAACCCATGTACATTCTTCTCTCCAATCTATCCTTTAATGACATCTGCTTAAGCACAACTATCATTCCAAAGATGCTAGTAAACATTCAGACACAGGATCAGAGCATCACATATACAGGCTGTCTCACTCAAATCTGTTTTACCTTGCTTTTTTGTACTTTGGAAAGTTGTCTTCTTTCAGCAATGTCATATGACCGATATATAGCCATATGTCATCCCTTGAACTATACAACCATCATGAATCCTCAAACCTGTGGTCTTCTAATTCTCCTTTCTCTGATTATTAGTCTTGTGAACACTGGATTGCTTGGTCTGATGGTGTTACGGCTGTCCTTTTGCACAGACCTAGATATTCCCCTGTTTTTCTGTGAACTAGCCCAAGTCATCAAACTAGCTTGTTCTGACACACTAATCAATTATGTTCTGATATATCTTGCAACAATCATACTTAATGGAATTCCAGTCTCTGGAATAATTTTCTCTTATACTCaaattgtttcttctgttttgagAATATCTTCCATGAAAGGAAGGTATAAAGCTTTTTCTACCTGCGGGACTCACCTAGCAGTGGTTTCCTTATTTTATGGTACAGCATTGGGTGTTTATATCAGCTCTTCATTCAATAATTCAGTCACAAATACTGCATTGGCTTATGTTATGTGCACATTGGTCCCTCAAATGTTGAATCCCTTTATATATAGCTTGAGgaacaaagacatgaaagtagcCTTAAGGAAACACATTAGTAAGGCAATGTGTCATCTCTGA